One genomic window of Ziziphus jujuba cultivar Dongzao chromosome 4, ASM3175591v1 includes the following:
- the LOC107416986 gene encoding heat shock protein 90-6, mitochondrial, whose amino-acid sequence MHRLSRRSAVALLSRGSSRFRNAAAPISTSSHLFNLAGERDTKPRWYSVISAGKCHSSTQLNLNTGLFFNKRYESTAAASDASSTTPAERYEYQAEVSRLMDLIVNSLYSNKEVFLRELISNASDALDKLRFLSVSEPELLKNAVDLDIRIQTDKDNGIVTITDTGIGMTRQELVDCLGTIAQSGTAKFLKALKDSKDAGGDTNLIGQFGVGFYSAFLVSERVVVSTKSPKSDKQYVWEGEANTSSYTIREETDPEKLIPRGTRLTLYLKNDDKGFAHPERIQRLIKNYSQFVSFPIYTWQEKGYTKEVEVDEDPSEAKKDEQDEKTEKKKKTKTVVEKYWDWELANETQPIWLRNPKEVTTEEYNEFYKKTFNEYLDPLASSHFTTEGEVEFRSILYVPSISSTAKDDIVNPKTKNIRLYVKRVFISDDFDGELFPRYLSFVKGVVDSNDLPLNVSREILQESRIVRIMRKRLVRKAFDMILGISMSENREDYEKFWDNFGKYLKLGCIEDRENHKRIGPLLRFFSSQSEEEMISLDEYVENMKTDQKDIYYIAADSVTSAKNTPFLERLLEKDLEVLFLVDPIDEVAIQNLKSYKEKNFVDISKEDLDLGDKNEEKEKEMKQEFGQTCDWIKKRLGDRVASVQISNRLSSSPCVLVSGKFGWSANMERLMKAQTVGDTASLDFMRGRRVFEINAEHPIIRNLDAAYKSNPDDEDALRTIDILYDTALISSGFTPENPAELGGKIYEMMGRAIQAKQSMPGNFQQPPTPQTLEAEVVEPVEAGSQK is encoded by the exons ATGCACAGGCTTTCCAGGCGCTCCGCCGTCGCTCTTTTGAGCCGTGGCAGTTCACGTTTTCGGAACGCCGCGGCTCCTATCTCCACGTCCTCTCACCTCTTTAATTTG GCAGGAGAGAGAGACACCAAACCCAGATGGTACTCGGTGATTTCCGCTGGAAAGTGTCATTCTTCAACTCAGTTGAACTTGAATACTGGCCTATTTTTCAACAAGAGATATGAGTCAACTGCTGCTGCCTCTGATGCATCAAGCACAACACCAGCTGAGAGATATGAATATCAAGCTGAG GTCAGTCGCCTCATGGATCTCATTGTGAACAGCTTATATAGTAATAAAGAAGTTTTTCTCCGGGAGCTTATCAG CAATGCAAGTGATGCCTTGGACAAGCTGCGGTTTCTCAGTGTGTCAGAGCCTGAGCTTTTGAAGAATGCAGTTGATCTAGATATCAGAATCCAAACTGATAAAGACAATGGGATTGTAACTATCAC TGATACTGGCATAGGTATGACTCGGCAAGAGCTTGTTGACTGTCTTGGAACTATTGCACAAAGTGGAACTGCAAAGTTCTTGAAAGCATTGAAG GATAGCAAGGATGCTGGTGGTGACACCAACTTGATTGGTCAGTTTGGTGTGGGTTTCTATTCAGCATTCCTAGTTTCTGAGCGT GTTGTTGTATCGACAAAGAGCCCAAAGTCTGACAAACAATATGTATGGGAAGGAGAGGCCAATACTAGCTCCTATACTATCCGGGAGGAGACAGACCCAGAGAAGCTCATTCCTAGAGGAACTCGTCTTACATTGTATCTCAAG aatgaTGACAAAGGTTTTGCTCATCCAGAACGGATTCAGAGGCTTATCAAAAACTATTCCCAGTTTGTTTCTTTCCCTATATACACATGGCAGGAAAAGggatacacaaaagag GTTGAGGTTGATGAGGATCCATCTGAAGCCAAAAAGGATGAACAAGATGAGAAAACTGAG aaaaagaagaaaactaagACTGTTGTTGAGAAGTATTGGGACTGGGAGCTCGCTAATGAGACCCAACCCATTTGG CTTCGCAATCCCAAGGAGGTCACCACAGAGGAATACAATGAATTCTACAAGAAAACTTTTAATGAATACTTGGATCCACTAGCATCTTCGCACTTTACAACAGAG GGTGAAGTTGAATTTAGGTCCATACTCTATGTGCCGTCTATCTCTTCAACGGCGAAGGATGACATAGTCAACCCCAAGACAAAAAATATTAGGCTTTATGTGAAAAGGGTGTTCATTTCAGATGATTTTGATGGAGAATTG TTCCCTCGATATCTAAGCTTTGTCAAAGGTGTTGTGGACTCTAATGACCTTCCCCTCAATGTCTCACGTGAAATTCTTCAAGAGAGTCGTATT GTACGGATTATGAGGAAGCGCTTGGTACGGAAGGCATTTGACATGATTCTGGGAATATCCATGAGTGAGAACAGAGAA GATTATGAAAAATTTTGGGATAATTTTGGCAAATACTTGAAACTGGGTTGCATTGAGGATCGTGAAAACCACAAGCGCATTGGTCCATTGCTTAGATTTTTCTCTTCCCAAAGTGAGGAAGAGATGATCAGCTTGGATGAATATGTTGAGAACATGAAAACTGACCAGAAGGACATCTATTATATTGCTGCTGACAGTGTTACAAGTGCAAAGAATACACCTTTCCTGGAGAGACTTCTTGAGAAGGATCTTGAA GTCCTGTTCTTGGTTGATCCTATTGATGAGGTTGCTATCCAGAACCTGAAATCATACAAGGAGAAGAATTTTGTTGATATTAGCAAGGAAGACTTGGATTTAG GTGATAAAaatgaggaaaaagaaaaggagatgaAGCAGGAATTTGGCCAAACTTGTGATTGGATTAAGAAACGCTTGGGGGACAGAGTTGCCAGTGTTCAAATCTCAAACCGTCTGAGCTCATCACCGTGTGTTCTTGTATCTGGGAAGTTCGGTTGGTCAGCCAACATGGAAAG GCTGATGAAGGCACAGACTGTTGGTGATACTGCTAGTTTGGACTTCATGAGAGGCAGAAGAGTGTTTGAGATCAATGCTGAACACCCAATTATCAGAAACCTGGAT GCTGCATACAAGAGCAACCCGGATGATGAAGATGCTCTGAGAACAATCGATATTTTATATGACACAGCTTTGATTTCTAGTGGTTTTACG CCCGAAAATCCAGCAGAGCTTGGAGGCAAGATATATGAGATGATGGGTCGGGCTATTCAGGCGAAACAGTCGATGCCTGGTAATTTTCAGCAACCTCCCACCCCACAAACTTTAGAGGCTGAGGTGGTTGAGCCTGTCGAGGCTGGTAGTCAGAAATGA
- the LOC107417007 gene encoding OBERON-like protein codes for MGTSSGSNIHHQPSSKMLPPRQQPRPGGLQTSLSLVSSDPRFSPEEPRSNSDHIRESPTESASSRDTWPTADAIMAKKIENGKMDNDCPEQSVVRRVSSADKISLRDIARDRVDVISEKMHRLPDEYLEEVKNNLRVILDGNGGTQHREEFFILQKYVQNRADLTAKTLIRAHRVQLEILVAINTGILAFLHPNVSLSQTSLIEVFVYKRCRNIACQNQLPADDCTCEICTNRNGFCNLCMCVICNKFDFEVNTCRWVGCDLCSHWTHTDCAIRDGLICMGPSVKSGAGPSEMLFRCRACNRTSELLGWVKDVFQHCAPAWDRDALMRELDFVSRIFHGSEDPRGQKLFWKCDDLKENLKNGVVESTAACRAILIFFQELEVDSPKSLENGEGGRLIAPQEACNRIAEVVKEAIRKMELVADEKMRMYKKARLAVEACDRELQDKAKEVSELKLDRQKKKLQIEELEKIVRLKHAEADMFQHKAEEAKREAERLQRIALAKSDKSEEEYASSYLKQRMSEAEAEKNYLFEKLKLQDSSRASQSSGGGDPSQMLIYNKVHDLLYNVPPKTEGSNERLPFRKNP; via the exons ATGGGTACATCATCTGGTTCTAATATCCACCACCAGCCTTCATCGAAAATGCTACCCCCACGCCAGCAGCCGCGTCCTGGAGGCCTACAGACCTCTCTGTCTCTTGTCTCTTCAGATCCTCGGTTCTCCCCTGAGGAACCCAGATCAAATTCTGATCATATTCGTGAGTCCCCTACAGAGAGTGCCAGTTCTCGAGACACTTGGCCTACTGCTGATGCCATCATGGCAAAGAAGATAGAGAATGGGAAAATGGATAATGATTGCCCTGAGCAATCAGTTGTTCGGCGTGTTTCAAGTGCAGATAAGATATCACTCCGGGACATAGCAAGAGATAGGGTTGACGTAATATCTGAAAAAATGCATCGTTTACCTGATGAGTATCTAGAAGAAGTAAAGAACAACCTGCGGGTTATCCTTGATGGAAATGGTGGTACACAGCATAGagaggaattttttattttgcagaaGTATGTTCAGAATAGGGCTGATTTAACTGCTAAGACATTGATTAGGGCGCACAGGGTACAGCTTGAAATCCTTGTTGCAATTAACACAGGGATTTTGGCATTTTTGCATCCCAATGTCAGTCTTTCTCAGACCTCCCTCATTGAGGTTTTTGTTTACAAAAGATGCAGGAATATAGCATGCCAAAACCAGCTTCCAGCTGATGATTGTACCTGTGAGATTTGCACCAACAGAAATGGCTTCTGTAATCTTTGTATGTGTGTAATCTGTAATAAGTTTGATTTTGAAGTGAACACTTGCCGCTGGGTTGGCTGTGATTTGTGCTCTCATTGGACTCACACTGACTGTGCTATCCGTGATGGACTAATATGCATGGGTCCTTCAGTTAAAAGTGGAGCAGGTCCCAGTGAAATGCTTTTCAGATGCCGAGCTTGTAACCGGACATCTGAACTGCTAGGTTGGGTCAAAGATGTTTTCCAACACTGTGCGCCTGCCTGGGACCGGGATGCTCTGATGAGAGAACTTGATTTTGTAAGTAGGATCTTTCATGGGAGTGAAGACCCCCGGGGGCAGAAACTCTTCTGGAAGTGTGACGatctaaaagaaaatttgaaaaatggggTTGTGGAGTCAACAGCAGCTTGCAGAGCGATACTAATATTCTTCCAAG AGCTTGAGGTGGATTCACCAAAGAGCCTTGAAAATGGGGAAGGTGGACGACTAATAGCCCCTCAAGAGGCTTGTAATCGAATCGCTGAGGTGGTGAAGGAGGCTATAAGGAAGATGGAATTGGTAGCTGATGAGAAGATGAGAATGTACAAGAAAGCCCGTTTGGCTGTTGAGGCTTGTGACCGTGAACTCCAGGACAAGGCAAAGGAAGTGTCGGAACTAAAGCTAGACAGGCAGAAGAAGAAACTACAGATTGAAGAGCTGGAGAAAATTGTGAGGCTTAAACATGCAGAAGCTGATATGTTCCAACACAAGGCAGAGGAAGCAAAAAGGGAAGCGGAGAGGCTGCAGAGGATTGCTCTTGCTAAGTCGGACAAATCAGAAGAAGAATATGCTAGCAGTTACCTGAAACAGCGGATGAGTGAGGCTGAAGCTGAGAAGAATTATCTATTTGAGAAGTTAAAGCTTCAAGATAGTTCACGGGCATCGCAAAGCAGTGGTGGGGGTGATCCTTCACAGATGCTAATATATAACAAAGTGCATGATCTACTCTACAATGTCCCACCTAAGACAGAGGGCTCAAATGAACGCCTTCCATTCAGGAAGAATCCTTGA